One region of Oryza glaberrima chromosome 7, OglaRS2, whole genome shotgun sequence genomic DNA includes:
- the LOC127780474 gene encoding 5-pentadecatrienyl resorcinol O-methyltransferase-like: MEKEQQAGHGKLPHEQLLLQASTELMNLSLGYARSMALGCAAKLGVADAIHRAGGRATLHDLHAALSLHPTKLPFLRRVMRVLVASGVFAQVEEEEEEDHYRLTPVSSLLVTAGDGGGRSLLPLVLFQLSPLCVTPATSMAEWLRSGGEEETAFEMVHGVGLWGACSRAPDLGELFNDAMAADSRFIMDMAINGSGRQVFDKITSMVDVAGGTGAAARAVAAAFPHIKCTVLDLPHVIDSIPADHGDVVQFVAGDMMDFIPKADALLLKFVLHDWSDEDCIKILKRCKEAIIPSRAARGKIIIIDVVVGSASEAICQGTQQLFDLIISVLTPGKERDEEEWRKIFKEAGFTKYKISPVLGFRSIIEVFL, encoded by the exons ATGGAGAAAGAGCAGCAAGCCGGCCATGGCAAGCTCCCTCACGAGCAGCTGTTGCTGCAAGCCAGCACGGAGCTCATGAACCTCAGCCTGGGCTACGCCAGGTCCATGGCCCTCGGGTGCGCCGCCAAGCTCGGCGTCGCCGACGCTAtccaccgcgccggcggccgcgccaccCTCCACGACCTGCACGCCGCGCTGTCCCTCCACCCGACCAAGCTCCCCTTCCTGCGCCGCGTCATGCGCGTGCTGGTCGCCTCGGGCGTCTTCGCGcaggtcgaggaggaggaggaggaggatcacTACCGCCTCACGCCCGTGTCGTCCCTGCtcgtcaccgccggcgacggcggaggcaggAGCCTCCTGCCGCTGGTGCTCTTCCAGCTCTCGCCGCTATGCgtgacgccggcgacgagcatgGCCGAGTGGCtcaggagcggcggcgaggaggagacggcgttCGAGATGGTGCACGGCGTGGGATTGTGGGGCGCCTGCAGCCGCGCCCCGGATCTCGGTGAGCTCTTCAACGACGCCATGGCGGCTGACTCGCGGTTTATCATGGACATGGCCATCAACGGCTCGggccgccaggtgttcgacaAGATCACCTCGATGGTGGATGTCGCGGGTggcaccggcgcggcggccagggcggtggccgccgcgttCCCGCATATCAAGTGCACCGTGCTGGACCTTCCTCACGTGATCGATTCCATCCCGGCTGATCATGGCGATGTTGTTCAGTTTGTTGCAGGTGATATGATGGATTTCATCCCCAAAGCAGATGCCCTCCTGCTTAAG TTTGTGCTACATGATTGGAGTGATGAGGACTGCATAAAGATACTAAAACGATGCAAGGAAGCAATTATTCCTTCTAGAGCTGCAAGAGGAAAGATCATCATTATAGATGTTGTAGTTGGATCTGCTTCTGAAGCAATATGCCAAGGAACCCAACAATTGTTTGATCTGATTATTTCGGTTCTAACACCAGGGAAGGAAAGGGACGAGGAAGAGTGGCGCAAGATATTCAAGGAGGCAGGATTCACTAAATACAAGATTAGCCCAGTGTTAGGTTTTCGATCCATTATCGAAGTATTTCTATAG
- the LOC127778699 gene encoding uncharacterized protein LOC127778699: protein MPPPVPPEERRKPSPAESRQWTQRFFQVLGAGDPLPAPAELPAAYSALVRGVLSSAAVSSSASPRVSCTLTVSPAAVNGYNTLHGGMVAAVAEAVGMACARAAAGDKEMFLGELSTAYLSAARLNSEVEVEAQILRKGRSVVVTTVEFRLKDTKKLCYSSRATIYIMPVVSL from the exons atgccgccgcccgtgccgccGGAGGAGCGGCGGAAGCCTTCGCCGGCGGAGTCCCGCCAGTGGACGCAGCGCTTCTTCCAGGTCCTCGGCGCCGGGGACCCCCTCCCTGCCCCCGCGGAGCTCCCCGCCGCCTACTCCGCGCTCGTCCGCGgcgtcctctcctccgccgccgtctcctcctccgcctccccgcgcgTCTCCTGCACGCTCAccgtctcccccgccgccgtc AACGGGTACAACACGCTCCACGGCGGCATggtggcggccgtggcggaGGCCGTCGGGatggcgtgcgcgcgcgccgcggccggcgacaAGGAGATGTTCCTCGGCGAGCTCAGCACCGCCTATCTCTCCGCCGCCCGACTCAAT TCCGAAGTGGAAGTTGAAGCGCAGATACTCAGGAAGGGCAGATCCGTGGTGGTTACTACGGTTGAGTTTAGGCTCAAGGATACCAAGAAGCTCTGCTATTCATCTCGAGCCACCATCTACATCATGCCTGTGGTGAGCCTGTGA
- the LOC127780701 gene encoding GTPase activating protein 1-like, with translation MAKECGSSIVIVGVVKVKVVRGTNLAVRDVFSSDPYVVLKLGNQEVRTRTVRKNTNPVWNEDLTLIVQDLNHLLVTLEVYDRDTFVDDPMGAAFFELRPLVEAAAASSRRRTPSGVDSKEDGTAVVPRSGSSVVWSASEGKAAQGLVLRLAGVESGEVELQLELEWHGGAAGDTSMIDRLIDRNS, from the exons ATGGCAAAGGAGTGCGGCAGCAGCATTGTGATCGTCGGGGTGGTGAAGGTGAAGGTGGTGCGAGGGACCAATCTTGCCGTCCGTGATGTCTTCAGCAGCGATCCCTACGTCGTCCTCAAGCTCGGCAACCAG GAGGTGAGAACTCGTACAGTGAGGAAAAACACCAATCCAGTGTGGAACGAGGACCTGACGCTCATCGTTCAAGATCTCAACCATCTCCTCGTCACTCTC GAGGTCTACGACCGTGACACGTTCGTCGACGACCCCATGGGCGCGGCGTTCTTCGAGCTCCGGCCGCTggtggaggcggccgcggcgagcagccgccgccgtaccCCCTCCGGCGTTGACAGTAAAGAGGACGGCACCGCCGTGGTCCCAAGGAGCGGGAGCTCCGTTGTGTGGTCGGCGTCGGAGGGGAAGGCGGCGCAGGGCCTGGTGCTgaggctcgccggcgtcgagtcCGGCGAGGTGGAGCTGCAGCTGGAACTGGAatggcacggcggcgcggctggcgaCACCTcaatgatcgatcgattgattgatCGTAACTCGTAA